In Corvus cornix cornix isolate S_Up_H32 chromosome 4A, ASM73873v5, whole genome shotgun sequence, one genomic interval encodes:
- the SLITRK2 gene encoding SLIT and NTRK-like protein 2, with amino-acid sequence MLKGVWLLSLLTVAGISWTESRKPAKDICSKSRCPCEEKENVLNINCENKGFTTVSLLLPPPSKIYQLFLNGNALTRLFPNEFVNYSNAVTLHLGNNDMQEIRTGAFSGLRTLKRLHLNNNKLEVLKEDTFLGLESLEYLQADYNYISAIEAGAFSKLNKLKVLILNDNLLLSLPSNVFRFVLLTHLDLRGNRLKMMPFAGVLEHIGGIMEIQLEENPWNCTCDLLPLKAWLDTITVFVGEIVCETPFRLHGKDVTQLTRQDLCPRKSSSDSNQREKHPVHSDPHISRLSPTANSAINPTRAPKASRPPKTRNRPTPRVSVSKDRQIFGPIMVYQTKSPVPITCPAGCICTSQSSDNGLNVNCQEKKISNISDLHPRPTSPKKLYLTSNYLQVIYRTDLTEYSSLDLLHLGNNRIAVIQEGAFTNLTSLRRLYLNGNYLEVLYRSMFEGLHSLQYLYLEYNVIKEILPRTFDALSNLHLLFLNNNLLRSLPDSVFGGTSLTRLNLRNNHFSHLPVRGVLDQLSALIQIDLQENPWDCTCDILGLRNWIEKVTDQSNQQSNPPVVINEVICESPAKHSGEHLKFLSKEAICPENPNLSDSSLLSMNQNTDTPHLGVTPSSYPELHTEVPLSVLILGLLVVFILSVCFGAGLFVFVLKRRKGVQSMPSSANNVDISSFQLQYGSYNSETHDKTEGHVYNYIPPPVGQMCQNPIYMQKEGDPVAYYRNLHEFSYSSLDHKKEDPTSLAFTISAAELLEKQSSPREPELLYQNIAERVKELPTGGLVHYNFCTLPKRQFAPSYESRRQNQDRINKTVLYGTPRKYFAEQSKPEHPLLQGKLQTEPDYLEVLEKQTAISQL; translated from the coding sequence ATGCTGAAGGGTGTTTGGTTGCTCAGTTTGTTAACAGTGGCTGGGATCTCGTGGACAGAGAGTCGCAAACCTGCCAAAGACATTTGCAGCAAGAGCCGCTGCCCTTGTGAGGAGAAGGAGAACGTGCTGAACATTAATTGTGAAAACAAGGGATTTACAACCGTCAGCCTCCTCTTGCCGCCCCCGTCCAAGATCTACCAGCTGTTTCTCAATGGGAACGCACTGACCCGCCTGTTCCCCAATGAGTTTGTCAACTATTCCAACGCCGTGACCCTGCACCTGGGCAACAACGACATGCAGGAGATCCGCACAGGGGCCTTCAGTGGCCTCCGCACCCTCAAGAGGCTGCACCTCAACAACAACAAGCTGGAAGTGCTGAAGGAAGACACCTTCCTGGGCTTGGAGAGTCTGGAGTACCTGCAGGCTGATTACAATTACATCAGTGCCATTGAAGCGGGGGCATTCAGCAAGCTGAACAAGCTCAAGGTGCTGATTCTCAATGACaacctcctgctgtccctgcccagcaaTGTCTTCCGCTTTGTGCTCCTCACTCACCTGGACCTGCGGGGGAACCGTTTGAAGATGATGCCTTTTGCTGGTGTGCTGGAGCACATTGGAGGCATCATGGAAATCCAGCTGGAGGAAAACCCTTGGAACTGCACCTGCGACTTGCTGCCACTCAAGGCCTGGCTAGACACCATCACCGTGTTTGTGGGTGAGATAGTCTGTGAAACCCCCTTCAGGCTTCATGGAAAAGATGTGACCCAGCTCACCAGGCAAGATCTCTGCCCTAGGAAAAGCTCCAGTGATTCaaaccagagggaaaaacaCCCTGTCCACTCAGACCCACACATCTCAAGGCTATCGCCCACAGCCAACTCTGCCATCAATCCCACCAGGGCCCCAAAAGCCAGCCGGCCACCCAAAACTAGGAACCGCCCCACCCCCCGTGTTTCTGTGTCAAAAGACAGACAAATATTCGGACCTATCATGGTTTACCAGACAAAGTCTCCTGTGCCCATCACCTGCCCAGCTGGCTGCATCTGTACATCCCAGAGCTCAGACAATGGCCTAAATGTTAACTGCCAAGAGAAAAAGATAAGTAACATCTCCGATCTCCACCCCAGGCCAACCAGTCCAAAGAAACTTTACCTTACCAGTAACTATCTGCAAGTCATTTATAGAACCGATCTCACAGAGTACAGCTCTCTGGATTTGCTACATCTAGGAAATAACAGAATTGCAGTGATACAAGAAGGTGCCTTTACAAACCTCACAAGTTTACGCAGACTTTATCTTAATGGCAACTACCTTGAGGTTCTGTACCGATCCATGTTcgaagggctgcacagcctgcAATATCTCTACCTAGAGTACAATGTCATTAAGGAGATCCTGCCACGCACATTTGATGCTCTGAGTAATCTTCATCTGTTGTTTCTCAATAACAACCTGCTCAGATCCCTGCCTGACAGTGTCTTTGGCGGCACTTCCCTCACCAGGCTCAACCTTAGAAACAACCATTTCTCCCACCTGCCTGTGAGAGGAGTCTTGGACCAGCTCTCAGCTCTAATTCAGATAGACCTCCAAGAGAACCCTTGGGACTGCACATGTGACATCCTGGGACTGAGGAACTGGATAGAGAAAGTCACTGACCAGAGCAACCAGCAGTCAAATCCCCCTGTAGTTATCAATGAAGTAATATGTGAGTCTCCCGCCAAGCACTCTGGAGAGCATCTGAAATTCCTCAGCAAAGAAGCCATCTGCCCAGAGAACCCCAACTTGTCAGattcttctctcctctccatgAACCAGAACACAGATACCCCCCATCTCGGTGTCACACCCAGCTCCTACCCAGAATTACACACTGAGGTTCCACTGTCTGTCCTAATTTTAGGCTTGCtggttgtgtttattttgtctgtCTGTTTTGGGGCAGGTCTGTTTGTCTTCGTCCTTAAGCGCCGGAAGGGGGTGCAGAGCATGCCCAGCAGCGCCAACAACGTAGATATAAGTTCATTTCAGCTCCAGTATGGGTCTTACAACTCTGAGACCCATGATAAAACTGAAGGACATGTTTATAACTACATTCCCCCTCCTGTTGGACAGATGTGCCAAAACCCAATCTACATGCAAAAGGAGGGGGACCCAGTTGCCTATTACAGGAATCTCCATGAGTTTAGCTACAGCAGTCTTGACCACAAAAAAGAAGATCCCACTAGTCTTGCATTTACCATCAGTGCAGCTGAATTACTGGAAAAACAGTCCTCGCCAAGAGAACCAGAGCTGCTGTATCAAAATATTGCAGAAAGGGTCAAGGAACTCCCCACTGGAGGATTAGTTCATTATAACTTTTGTACCTTACCCAAAAGGCAGTTTGCCCCTTCATATGAATCCAGACGCCAAAATCAGGACAGgataaataaaactgttttataTGGAACTcccaggaaatattttgcagaacaGTCTAAACCTGAGCATCCTTTACTCCAAGGAAAGCTACAAACAGAACCAGACTACCTCGAagttctggaaaaacaaactgcaaTCAGTCAGCTGTGA